In Amphiprion ocellaris isolate individual 3 ecotype Okinawa chromosome 3, ASM2253959v1, whole genome shotgun sequence, one genomic interval encodes:
- the epx gene encoding eosinophil peroxidase encodes MDAALMVSVSLLGLAVVLLSLPEHASLNSVFDNTSETVYLGSVYVDEALQRATELTDAAYARTSERVTKSLSEGALRPSDLLAQFKQTEARTRAQIRAAELLDNTVELIREMVYTNTMTQPKPYELLSGADVENLLQVTGCSAELQTPSCQTGCLSERYRSITGECNNRQHPRWGAANIPYSRWLPPEYEDVWGMPRGWEPKHTYHNFSLPPVRLVSQEVLFTHNDNISVDSTLSHLLVDWGQWIDHDVVLTPQSPSRATFKTGADCTHTCSRDTPCFPIQIPLSDPRHGIQSCMPFFRSAPSCGAGVLPHRHREQLNAITSFVDASMVYGSTNSLASVLRNNSSPLGSMALNPQHSDQDLAYMPFLPRLQAHLDPCGPRNSTTLQASDRSVHRDNTTSCFQAGDSRANEHLGLIALHTLFLREHNRLVKELHLLNLHWSPETLYQEARKIIGAIHQILTWEHYLPRILGESAMSLLMPPYQGYDPDVDPSIANIFATAAFRFAHVTVQPVVTRLGPGYTMNSQYPPLPLHHSLFASWRVVQEGGIDPVLRGLLLSPAKLQTAGQMMVEELTERLFQAQGGMPLDLGALNLQRGRDHGLPGYASWRRFCGLPVPTNTSELAEILGNFTLAHKFRRLYGTPYNIDVWVGAISEPALPGGRVGPLLSCLLARQFRALRDGDRFWWEREGVFTSTQRRNLHGVSLSRIICDNSHITHVPADPFSRTESPEDMLACSHPLIPHLDLSPWKEPDSDPSCGPIPRIQSGYSVLCNSVILYQCASGFKLLGSSSVKCDSNSQQWSPAPPTCQDINECEELISPCPQQCLNIPGSFICSESSSLSAVSVVTAVIVVIGGVAVLVMIMICYRRYFPKTEELVTAECCQGKS; translated from the exons ATGGATGCAGCACTCATG gtgtctgtgtctctgcttGGACTGGCTGTTGTCCTGCTCTCCTTGCCTGAGCATGCTTCACTGAACAGTGTATTTGACAACACCTCAG AAACTGTGTATCTGGGTTCTGTATATGTTGACGAGGCTCTTCAGAGGGCGACTGAGCTGACTGATGCTGCTTATGCTCGCACGAGTGAAAG AGTGACAAAGTCTTTGTCCGAAGGCGCTCTGAGACCCAGTGACCTGCTGGCTCAGTTTAAACAGACTGAAGCCAGAACCAGAGCTCAGATCCGGGCTGCTGAACTGCTGGACAACACAGTGGAGCTGATCAGAGAGATGGTCTACACCAACACTATGACGCAGCCCAAGCCATACG AGCTGCTGAGTGGAGCAGATGTGGAGAATCTGCTGCAGGTGACGGGCTGCTCTGCTGAGCTGCAGACACCCAGCTGTCAGACAGGCTGTCTGTCTGAGCGCTACAGATCCATCACAGGCGAGTGCAACAACAG ACAACATCCACGGTGGGGTGCTGCAAACATCCCGTATTCCCGCTGGTTGCCTCCAGAGTACGAGGACGTGTGGGGGATGCCTAGAGGCTGGGAGCCCAAACACACCTACCACAACTTCAGCCTGCCTCCT GTGCGGCTCGTGTCGCAGGAAGTGCTGTTCACTCACAATGACAACATCTCTGTGGACTCCACTCTGTCCCATCTGCTGGTGGACTGGGGTCAGTGGATCGACCACGACGTGGTGCTGACGCCTCAGAGCCCCAGTAGAGCCACATTCAAGACCGGAGCTGACTGCACCCACACCTGCAGCCGAGACACACCCTGCTTCCCCATACAG ATCCCACTTTCTGATCCTCGCCATGGCATCCAGAGTTGTATGCCTTTTTTCCGCTCTGCTCCCAGCTGTGGTGCTGGAGTTCTGCCTCATCGCCACAGGGAGCAGCTCAACGCCATCACCTCGTTTGTAGATGCCAGCATGGTGTACGGAAGCACCAACAGTCTGGCCTCCGTTCTTAGAAACAACTCGTCCCCTCTGGGATCGATGGCTCTCAACCCCCAGCACTCAGACCAGGATCTGGCCTACATGCCCTTCCTGCCTCGCCTGCAGGCTCACCTGGACCCTTGCGGTCCTCGCAACTCCACCACCTTGCAGGCATCAGACAGATCTGTGCACCGAGACAACACCACTTCCTGCTTTCAAGCTG GTGATTCGAGAGCCAATGAACATTTGGGACTGATCGCGCTGCACACGCTCTTCCTGAGAGAACACAACCGACTGGTCAAAGAGCTGCACCTTCTCAACCTTCACTGGAGTCCTGAGACTCTCTATCAAGAGGCCCGCAAGATCATAGGAGCCATTCATCAG ATCCTAACATGGGAACACTACCTGCCGCGGATCCTTGGTGAGAGTGCCATGTCTCTTCTGATGCCTCCCTATCAGGGTTATGATCCCGATGTGGATCCCAGCATTGCTAACATATTTGCAACTGCTGCATTTCGTTTTGCCCACGTCACGGTGCAGCCAGTGGTGACCCGGCTGGGCCCAGGATACACCATGAACTCCCAGTATCCCCCACtgccactgcatcattcactcTTTGCCTCTTGGAGGGTTGTGCAGGAAG GGGGGATAGACCCTGTGCTGCGTGGTCTGTTGCTGTCTCCAGCTAAGCTGCAGACTGCAGGTCAGATGATGGTGGAGGAGCTGACGGAGAGGCTATTTCAGGCACAGGGAGGGATGCCGCTGGATCTCGGGGCCCTTAACCTCCAGAGGGGTCGGGATCATGGCCTGCCAG GATACGCTTCTTGGCGAAGGTTCTGTGGCCTTCCTGTTCCCACCAATACATCCGAACTGGCTGAAATTCTTGGCAACTTCACTCTAGCTCACAAATTCCGACGTTTGTACGGGACTCCATACAACATCGATGTGTGGGTGGGAGCCATCTCTGAGCCTGCTCTGCCTGGAGGCCGAGTCGGGCCGCTGCTGTCCTGCCTGCTGGCCCGACAGTTCAGAGCACTGAGAGACGGAGACAG GTTCTGGTGGGAGCGGGAAGGAGTGTTCACCAGCACCCAGAGGAGAAACCTGCACGGCGTCTCTCTGTCCCGCATCATTTGTGACAACAGCCACATCACCCACGTCCCTGCCGACCCGTTCTCACGAACAGAGAGTCCAGAGGACATGCTGGCCTGTTCCCACCCGCTCATCCCCCACCTCGACCTCAGCCCCTGGAAAGAACCAGACTCAG ATCCCAGCTGCGGTCCGATACCCAGGATTCAGTCCGGCTACTCCGTGCTCTGTAACTCCGTGATTCTTTATCAGTGTGCCTCAGGCTTCAAGCTGCTGGGCTCTTCGTCTGTCAAGTGTGATTCAAACAGTCAGCAGTGGAGCCCTGCGCCCCCAACATGTCAAG ATATCAATGAATGTGAAGAATTGATTTCTCCTTGTCCACAACAGTGTCTCAACATACCAGGTTCCTTTATTTGCTCAG AGTCCTCTTCGCTGTCTGCTGTCTCTGTTGTCACTGCCGTGATCGTGGTGATTGGTGGTGTTGCTGTGCTGGTGATGATCATGATCTGTTATCGAAG ATATTTCCCCAAGACAGAAGAGTTGGTCACCGCGGAATGTTGCCAGGGGAAAAGTTAA
- the hps5 gene encoding Hermansky-Pudlak syndrome 5 protein: MPLIPVVPENHSHVLAEFDCLDPLLSALRLDSGRLKCTCLAVSRKWLALGTSAGGLHLIQREGWKQRLILTHKEGSITQVACCPHDEDFIAVSTSQGLVAVWELQLERRGRPERVSVSWEHRGQSITALCWDTSTLRVFVGDSGGKVSFLRAGSSKLGKGSAFVIFPVQTVTTVDSRVVQLGYQDGRLLVSSLSRCYLCDTDREKFWRVGNKERDGEYGACFFPQNKGLLLGQPPLLYCARPGSRIWEASFNGEVLSTHQFKQLLACPPLPLITYRNEPNYNPMHKSPQSVAFPKLLYLGDQNLLTWTESAIYIFTPQNGQVLLWSEVKDLVDVAVYRSELFCLHGSGHLSHLSLLSAERCVERLLRRESWSLAAAVCCMFQHAVTISRARKSVPIDRLEHLRSQLSSSTDLELIGQLEEVISKLEPLDSASSSRRSSISSHESFNVLDCGIYRVISRRGSQSDEETGSLINPSTSEEERLKEFSFVQEDDQGDHDPQSSERMEAERSDQGLQFHLPLSFRPKPPRIALQAVKDSVSSFVKKTTEKINTLQMNSELFQRPEFREGGQAEISATASPYSEEMENEVYDEISNTEADMQELRLATERAISQIQDPLVLLDPVCLGEALLDWLPTLERILGPAEPGSAAATSSMDGPEEERDYINTSSEQQEESTCSLEEPTEIVTEEKKETCELGQKEGQCENQMTADSAENVVSNGSPPEPVRVASPKPVPPDLLTNLTELATLYTELSCFRNQNEQTLGCLTFLRRYFFLLDQERVRRMCLLCYQEQPEMKSSFMEAMLERTQSSKVVEVFQRGDLLRSLRSLRELQPWSAPPLLAHLHRLYEKHGEAAVRSFSQFYPTITPADVMTMAQQSHFLAYLDNLVQSRAEEHRLSFLQSLLESESLRQDWLELALTHDAPQHCDTMTPDGQPRWHSHCFSWGYGRLLALLIRLPADFSSKQKMAETCRSHGYWTGYLYLCSELQRRTEAFSTICQLDDISLLEEPDGVEPQTLDEWKLLIQLSQQCSHAADSEQVTGVNGSSWSNGSADCGGKISPENLTLMLARTAGPDRALEVLEDCGVQLVLSPHSRLVCELLRVTEKRQRAMIQTMLERCDRFLWSQHA; encoded by the exons ATGCCTCTGATACCCGTTGTGCCAGAGAACCACAGTCACGTCCTGGCAGAGTTCGACTGCCTCGATCCACTTCTCTCTGCGCTGCGCTTAGACTCCGGCAGGCTCAAG TGCACCTGTTTGGCAGTGTCGAGGAAGTGGCTTGCATTGGGAACATCGGCAGGAGGTTTACACCTGATTCAGAGGGAAGGCTGGAAACAAAGACTCATCCTTACTCACAAA GAGGGGTCTATCACTCAGGTGGCATGTTGCCCTCATGATGAAGATTTTATTGCTGTTTCAACGAG TCAGGGTCTGGTGGCGGTGtgggagctgcagctggagcgGCGAGGTCGTCCAGAGAGAGTCAGTGTGTCCTGGGAGCACCGAGGTCAGAGCATCACTGCGCTCTGCTGGGATACCAGCACGCTCAGAGTTTTCGTCGGGGACTCTGGAGGGAAGGTGTCATTCCTCCGTGCAGGGTCCTCTAAGTTGGGCAAG GGGTCAGCATTCGTCATCTTCCCTGTCCAGACTGTCACCACTGTTGACTCCAGAGTAGTTCAGCTTGGGTACCAAGATGGCCGCCTGCTTGTGTCTTCCCTGAGCCGCTGCTACCTCTGTGACACTGACAG AGAGAAGTTCTGGCGTGTTGGAAACAAGGAACGTGACGGGGAATATGGAGCTTGCTTTTTCCCTCAGAACAAGGGGTTATTATTGGGTCAGCCCCCGCTGCTGTACTGTGCCCGGCCAGGTTCTCGAATATGGGAGGCCAGTTTTAATGGCGAGGTCCTGAGCACCCATCAGTTCAAACAGCTGCTGGCTTGTCCTCCACTACCTCTCATCACTTACAG AAACGAGCCAAATTACAATCCAATGCACAAGAGTCCACAGTCAGTCGCCTTCCCTAAACTGCTTTATTTAGG AGACCAAAACCTGTTGACCTGGACTGAATCAGCTATTTACATCTTCACACCTCAGAATGGACAAGTACTTCTGTGGAGTGAAGTTAAAG ATTTGGTTGATGTCGCAGTCTACCGCAGTGAGCTCTTCTGTCTCCATGGCAGCGGGCATCTGTCCCACCTCTCCTTGTTATCTGCAGAGCGCTGCGTTGAGCGTCTGTTGCGTAGAGAGTCCTGGTCTctagctgctgctgtctgctgtATGTTCCAGCACGCAGTCACCATCAGCAGG GCCAGGAAGTCAGTTCCCATTGACCGCCTTGAACACCTAAGATCTCAGCTCAGTTCCAGCACAGACCTGGAGCTGATTGGCCAGCTGGAGGAAGTCATCTCAAAGCTCGAGCCTCTGGACTCTGCCTCCAGCAGCCGAAGAAGCAGCATCTCCTCACAT GAGAGTTTCAACGTCCTGGACTGTGGAATCTATCGTGTGATCAGTCGCAGGGGAAGCCAGTCAGATGAGGAAACAGGCTCCCTCATCAATCCATCCACATCAGAGGAGGAGAGGCTCAAGGAATTTAGTTTTGTGCAGGAGGATGATCAGGGAGATCATG ATCCACAGAGCAGTGAACGAATGGAGGCAGAACGATCTGATCAGGGCCTGCAGTTCCATCTCCCGCTCTCATTCCGTCCCAAACCCCCCCGCATCGCACTGCAGGCCGTCAAAGACAG TGTGTCTAGTTTCGTTAAGAAGACAACAGAGAAAATCAACACCCTCCAGATGAACTCGGAGCTCTTTCAGCGTCCTGAATTCAGGGAGGGCGGACAGGCGGAAATCTCAGCCACTGCAAGTCCATACTCAGAGGAAATGGAGAACGA AGTTTATGATGAAATATCCAACACCGAAGCCGACATGCAGGAACTTCGATTGGCAACAGAGCGAGCCAT CTCACAGATACAAGATCCTTTGGTGCTACTAGATCCAGTCTGCCTGGGAGAAGCTCTGCTGGATTGGCTGCCGACGCTGGAGCGAATACTCGGACCTGCAGAGCCCGGGTCAGCTGCTGCAACTTCAAGCATGGATGGGCCAGAAGAGGAGAGGGATTATATAAACACCAGCTCAGAGCAGCAAGAGGAGTCTACCTGCTCATTAGAAGAACCCACAGAGATTgtgacagaggagaagaaagagaccTGTGAGCTTGGACAAAAAGAGGGCCAGTGTGAGAACCAGATGACAGCAGACTCAGCTGAAAACGTTGTTTCAAATGGGAGCCCTCCAGAGCCTGTCCGAGTGGCGTCCCCTAAACCTGTTCCACCAGATCTACTAACTAATCTCACCGAGCTGGCCACACTGTACACGGAGCTGAGCTGCTTTAGAAACCAGAACGAACAAACGCTGGGTTGCCTGACTTTCCTGCGCCGTTACTTCTTTCTGCTGGACCAGGAGCGCGTGAGGAGAATGTGTCTGCTGTGTTATCAGGAGCAGCCAGAGATGAAGAGCTCCTTCATGGAGGCCATGCTAG AGCGCACTCAGTCCAGCAAGGTGGTGGAAGTTTTTCAACGAGGCGATTTGCTGAGATCTCTGAGAAGTCTGAGAGAGCTGCAGCCCTGGAGTGCTCCTCCCCTCCTGGCTCACCTGCACAG GCTGTATGAGAAGCACGGGGAGGCAGCGGTACGATCTTTTTCCCAGTTCTACCCCACAATAACTCCTGCTGATGTAATGACCATGGCTCAGCAAAGCCACTTCCTGGCATACCTGGATAATCTGGTACAGTCACGAGCTGAGGAGCACAG GTTATCATTTCTGCAATCCCTTCTTGAATCAGAATCTCTGAGACAGGATTGGCTGGAGCTCGCTCTTACCCATGATGCTCCTCAGCACTGTGATACTATGACTCCTGATGGACAACCCAG GTGGCATTCACATTGTTTCAGTTGGGGTTATGGTCGTCTTCTGGCTCTGCTGATTCGTCTTCCTGCAGACTTTTCCTCGAAGCAGAAGATGGCAGAGACTTGCCGCAGTCACGG GTACTGGACCGGTTACCTCTACCTTTGCAGTGAGCTGCAGCGTCGCACGGAAGCGTTTTCCACCATCTGTCAGCTGGATGACATCAGCCTGCTGGAGGAACCCGATG GTGTTGAGCCACAGACCTTGGATGAATGGAAGCTCCTGATCCAGCTGTCGCAGCAGTGCAGCCATGCAGCAGACTcagagcaggtcacaggtgTGAATGGGAGCAGCTGGTCCAACGGCTCAGCAGACTGCGGAGGAAAGATCAGCCCCGAGAATCTGACCCTGATGCTGGCTCGGACCGCCGGGCCTGACCGAGCTCTGGAGGTCCTGGAGGATTGTGGAGTGCAGCTGGTTCTCTCGCCTCATTCCAGACTGGTCTGTGAGCTGCTGAGAGTCACTGAGAAGAGGCAGAG gGCGATGATCCAGACGATGCTGGAGCGCTGCGATCGGTTCCTGTGGTCTCAACATGCGTAA
- the gtf2h1 gene encoding general transcription factor IIH subunit 1, which produces MASLSEEVLLVVKKVRQRKQDGTLYLMAERVAWGPEGKDRFTVSHLYADIRCQKISPDGKAKIQLQLVLHTGESTTFHFANESSALKDRDATKELLQQLLPKFKKKANKELEEKNRMLQEDPVLFQLYKDLVVSQVISAEEFWANRLGGINNTDPAVVNNKQEVGISGAFLADIRPQTDGCNGLRYNLTADIIESIFRTYPAVKQKYSENVPHNLTEKEFWTRFFQSHYFHRDRINTGTQDIFSECAKQDEKGLKSLVIQGVKNPLVDLLSLEDKTLDEGYGICTTLPSTSNANKTVKESSNSAIIKRFNHHSAMVLAAGSRKGEAPTDQASETSSTDGNSRDSDFFQPPVKKVKLQEAIEYEDLQRENRPKTVALNLKKSDRYAHGPVPLQSQHYTTSQDIINSVNYIRHEMMNYKPNLTEVLSSTAASSAIAALSPGGVLMQAGAQQAINQMVPTEVQGELKHLYVAAGELLRHFWSCFPVNTPFLEEKVMKMKSNLERFQVTKLCPFQEKIQRQYLSTNLTGHLEEMLQTAYSKFHIWQTRRMMRKT; this is translated from the exons ATGGCATCACTGTCAGaggaggtgctgctggtggtgaaAAAGGTTcgtcagaggaagcaggatgGCACACTTTACCTGATGGCTGAGCGCGTAGCCTGGGGTCCAGAAGGCAAAGACCGCTTCACAGTCAGCCACTTGTATGCAGATATTCGAT GTCAGAAGATCAGCCCAGATGGTAAAGCCAAAATTCAGCTCCAGCTGGTCCTTCACACTGGCGAGAGCACCACATTCCACTTTGCCAATGAGAGCAGTGCACTTAAAGACAGAGATGCCACCAAGGAACTGCTGCAGCAGCTACTGCCCAAGTTTAAGAAGAAAGCCAAtaaggagctggaggagaaaaacag GATGCTTCAAGAAGATCCGGTGCTTTTCCAGTTATATAAAGACCTTGTGGTGAGCCAAGTGATCAGTGCTGAGGAATTCTGGGCCAACCGGTTAGGAGGCATCAACAACACAGACCCCGCAGTGGTCAACAACAAACAGGAAGTCGGTATATCTGGAGCGTTTCTG GCCGACATTAGACCTCAGACGGACGGCTGCAACGGCTTGAGATATAATCTGACAGCTGACATTATTGAATCCATCTTCAGAACGTACCCTGCAG TGAAGCAGAAGTATAGTGAAAACGTGCCTCATAACCTGACGGAGAAGGAGTTCTGGACGCGCTTTTTCCAGTCCCATTATTTTCACAGAGATCGCATCAACACAGGAACGCAGGATATCTTCTCTGAGTGTGCCAAGCAGGATGAGAAAG GGTTAAAGTCCCTGGTGATTCAAGGAGTGAAGAATCCTTTGGTTGACCTCCTGTCGTTGGAGGATAAAACATTAGACGAG GGTTATGGAATTTGCACAACACTACCCTCAACTTCCAACGCAAACAAAACCGTGAAGGAGAGCAGCAACTCTGCCATTATAAAGCGATTCAACCATCATAGTGCCATGGTGCTGGCAGCAGGCTCACGCAAGGG GGAGGCGCCGACTGACCAAGCTAGTGAGACGAGCAGTACCGATGGAAACTCGAGGGATTCTGACTTCTTTCAGCCTCCTGTTAAGAAG GTTAAATTACAAGAAGCCATAGAATACGAGGATCTGCAAAGggaaaacagaccaaaaacagTCGCGTTAAACCTGAAGAAGTCTGACAG GTATGCTCATGGCCCTGTGCCGCTTCAGTCCCAGCACTATACAACCAGCCAGGATATCATCAACTCTGTCAACTACATCCGGCATGAGATGATGAATTACAAACCCAACCTCACTGAG GTGTTGTCCAGCACAGCAGCTAGTTCTGCCATCGCAGCACTTTCTCCAGGTGGAGTCCTCATGCAGGCAGGTGCACAGCAAGCCATAAACC agatgGTACCCACTGAGGTTCAAGGAGAGTTGAAGCATCTTTATGTTGCTGCTGGGGAGTTACTGAGACACTTCTGGTCCTGTTTTCCTGTAAACACGCCGTTTTTGGAGGAAAAG GTGATGAAAATGAAGTCAAATCTGGAGAGGTTTCAGGTGACCAAGCTTTGCCCCTTTCAAGAGAAAATCCAGCGTCAGTACTTGAGTACAAAT CTCACAGGGCACTTGGAGGAGATGCTGCAGACTGCCTATAGCAAGTTCCACATCTGGCAAACCCGCCGCATGATGAGGAAAACCTGA